The nucleotide sequence AAATTCCCGCTCCTGCAATCCCGACAGTGTTCTTTAACAGCAGGGAAGCACTCATAACCGTATCCGCCGCTTCCGTAAACATCTTTCCAACAACCGGGATAAAATTGCCGGCAAAAAACTTTGCCGTTCGAATGGCCAGCCCATCTGCTACCGCTGCGGCCGAGCCTTGAATGGAGACAATGGCCAAATATATCGCCATGAAGGCACTCAAAAGCCCAACACTCCAATGACGGAGCAAGTCAGCTAATTTGGTTGCTTTATAATGAGTAGAAAATAAACTGACGACGCTTAGCAAAGTAGAGAAAAACAATAGTGGAAGTACGACTTTTTGAATGACCAATCCGCTAATATTCATCAGAAATAACAAAAATGGATGAAATACAGTAGCTGAAATAGCTCCTCCCGTCGAGGCAAGAAGCGCCAGCAAAACCGGCATGAGTGCCAGCAAAAACTGGATCATTTGATCCACAGCATCCGTGGCGTATTCCATGGCAAGTCGAAAGCTGTTCAATGCTAGAATAAGAAGTACAATCAGCACAACACTGTAGGCTGTTTTACCTACTGTCCCCTGTTCAAAAGCATTCTGAAGAATTTGCAGAAAAACAGAGAAAACCGTTAATAGAATAAGGGTTCCGAGCAACTTTCCATTGGCATATAACTCATGAAAAACGAAGCCTAGCAGACCTTTTGCCCAAGCACCAATAGAAAAGGCTTGTCCTTCTTTAAAAAGAGCGCTCAGTGGTTGCTGTTCTGTTTCTGGCAGATACTGTCCATATGTTTTCAAGAGCTGATCCCAATAGACAGACAGCTCATCCATTCCAAGCTCCCCAAGCTGTTCCTCAGCGACTGCTCCTATATCTTTGCTCCTCTCTTCCTCCGATTCTGCTTGTGTAGAGGCAGCAGCGGAGAATAAGAGCGCCAGAAAGAGTAAAGCGATTCTTTGCCAGATCCTCACCTTTCTCACCGCCTTCCCTCGGCTATCTCTTTCCTGCCTGCCGCTGTTTGTAAATAGCCATGTAGATTGGTCGGCAAATACGAACTCAATCCTCTATCCGCCTCATCGCTTACTTGAAAATCAGGTAACCAATTAGTCAGCTAACATGCTCCGGTTGAGAACTGTCACTTATTTTCCTGGAAGCATCGTTAAAATTGTTTCAATTAAAATTGTTAAAATGGGCACAGCCATCGATAAAATAATGACCTTGCCTGCCAGCTCCATCTTGGCGGCCAATGCTTCCTGGCCGGCATCTTTTGTAATTTGAGACGCAAACTCAGCAATATAAGAGATACCAATAATTTTTAAAATCGTTTCCACATAGACAAACTCGACATCCGCCCGGGCTGCCAGCTTTTTAATCATGAGGATAATTTCCGCAATTCGATCAGCTAAAAATAAAAACAGACCGCATCCAACAAACATTACGAGTAAAAAAGCAAAAATCGGCTGCTGTTCTTGCAAGAGAAGAGCCAAAAAAACTGTCACAAGAACAACAGCAGCTACTTGGATAATTTCAATGGTTCTCCTCTCCCATCACTGAAATAAAAAAACTTCTCTAATCTTGTCAAACAATTCCTCTACGATGGAAACAATCAGAAATAAAATATAGACGAAGCCCAGCAGTGTCACCCATTGGGCATATTCTTTCTTCCCTACCTGTTCTAAAATCGTATGGAGGAATGCCACGACTAAACCGACACCGGCAATTTTAAAAATCACTTCCACCTCAATGCCCATTTTCTTCCCCCTTTCTGCTAAAACAGCAGAAGCACGATTAACAGACCGCCCATAAGACTTAAGCTTCTCATCATTTTCCCATACCTTTTTTGCTTCTCACGCGCTTCTTCTTCTTGGCGTTCTAAGTGTTTCAGTGTCACAAGAATCTGTTTTTGCTCTGTTATACGGTCATGCTTGCCTACCGTTTCTCCAAATTCTAGTAAGATAGATCTCTCACTTTCCAGCAATGCTGTATGGGGCCAAATTTTTGCCAAGCTTTTCCGCCAGGCTTCCTTGGCGTCTAATTCGGTTGATGTGAGCAGTTCACTGAATAAAGCAAACAGTTCATTTATAGGCGCTGGCAGCCGCTCGGACAATTTTCTGGCCGATTCATGCAAAGGGGTAAACCCATATACAATTTCAGCTTCCAACGATTGTAAAGCAGACCGGATTAAACGAATTTGTTTCGGCCTGTCGCTTAATTTCTTTGATTGCTCCGCGCCAATCCAAATAGAAGCAAACAATATGATCAATGCACCTGCCCACTTCATTGAACGGTCCTTGCCGGGGAAGTCAGCTCCTGGCCCAAATGATCAAGCACTTTAAATGACCGGACTCCTCTCTCGGAAGAAAGCTCGATAAACCGCTCAAATGTTCCGCTTTCTATCATAGCTTTCACAATCGGCCGGCGAATCACTTCGGCATAGCTTGAACCGTGAACAGTAGCTATTAATCTAATTCCTGCATTGATCGCTTCCGCTACAGCCTGTCCATCTTCTGCTCTCCCGATTTCATCCGCCACCAGCACATCTGGGCTCATGGAGCGAATCATCATCATCATTCCTTCCGCTTTTGGACAAGCATCGAGAATATCTGTCCGCAAGCCAATATCAAGCTGTGGAATCCCTTTTACACAGCCGGCAATTTCCGAACGCTCATCCACAATCCCTACCTTTACTGGTGCAATGTTTCTCTGCTCCATACCTGTAGCTGCGGTTTTTGCCAAATCTCTGAGCAGAGTAGTTTTTCCCGTTTGTGGCGCTCCAATAATGAGTGTGTTTTTCCATTTCCCATCAAAAAGCCAGGGGATCAGCGGATGGCAAACACCCGGTTTTTCCCTGGCAAT is from Bacillus sp. PK3_68 and encodes:
- the spoIIIAE gene encoding stage III sporulation protein AE, producing the protein MRIWQRIALLFLALLFSAAASTQAESEEERSKDIGAVAEEQLGELGMDELSVYWDQLLKTYGQYLPETEQQPLSALFKEGQAFSIGAWAKGLLGFVFHELYANGKLLGTLILLTVFSVFLQILQNAFEQGTVGKTAYSVVLIVLLILALNSFRLAMEYATDAVDQMIQFLLALMPVLLALLASTGGAISATVFHPFLLFLMNISGLVIQKVVLPLLFFSTLLSVVSLFSTHYKATKLADLLRHWSVGLLSAFMAIYLAIVSIQGSAAAVADGLAIRTAKFFAGNFIPVVGKMFTEAADTVMSASLLLKNTVGIAGAGILLVIVAFPALKIFALVIVYKVAGAVLQPLGDETITECLEIIGKNMTYVFAALVIVSFMFLLSIVILVAASNVTMMIR
- the spoIIIAD gene encoding stage III sporulation protein AD, translated to MQVAAVVLVTVFLALLLQEQQPIFAFLLVMFVGCGLFLFLADRIAEIILMIKKLAARADVEFVYVETILKIIGISYIAEFASQITKDAGQEALAAKMELAGKVIILSMAVPILTILIETILTMLPGK
- the spoIIIAC gene encoding stage III sporulation protein AC: MGIEVEVIFKIAGVGLVVAFLHTILEQVGKKEYAQWVTLLGFVYILFLIVSIVEELFDKIREVFLFQ
- the spoIIIAB gene encoding stage III sporulation protein SpoIIIAB; amino-acid sequence: MKWAGALIILFASIWIGAEQSKKLSDRPKQIRLIRSALQSLEAEIVYGFTPLHESARKLSERLPAPINELFALFSELLTSTELDAKEAWRKSLAKIWPHTALLESERSILLEFGETVGKHDRITEQKQILVTLKHLERQEEEAREKQKRYGKMMRSLSLMGGLLIVLLLF
- the spoIIIAA gene encoding stage III sporulation protein AA; translated protein: METVYAYLPQTLKETINAMPSELKGKIEEIRVRIGKPLEIIAGRPFHLSHIVTLEEGQALVNKLSQHSFYAFDEELRCGYLTIEGGHRVGLAGKVILEEGKVKALRYLSSFNLRIAREKPGVCHPLIPWLFDGKWKNTLIIGAPQTGKTTLLRDLAKTAATGMEQRNIAPVKVGIVDERSEIAGCVKGIPQLDIGLRTDILDACPKAEGMMMMIRSMSPDVLVADEIGRAEDGQAVAEAINAGIRLIATVHGSSYAEVIRRPIVKAMIESGTFERFIELSSERGVRSFKVLDHLGQELTSPARTVQ